One part of the Dermacentor andersoni chromosome 2, qqDerAnde1_hic_scaffold, whole genome shotgun sequence genome encodes these proteins:
- the LOC140216182 gene encoding putative nuclease HARBI1: MKKMAAPLIAMAVALRRRRREQGEPDDAFDMPDDHFRRRFRLSKGTVRLLCEELAGELEAERATGLSVERKVLCALRFFATGSFQASVGSEETIRVSQSTVSECVRRVAEAVVNAGARNKWVHFPKTAEEKAAVKEGFLRRGVIPGVIGCVDGSLIAIIAPKGERKAVFMCRKGYYALNCMFICDADMKILALDPMRPGSDHDAFVWRTTWLRRRFQAGRIVNAGEYLLGDSGYPLEPWLLTPVPGHPPVHTAEGQYNTAHAAMRSVVERCIGLLKSRFRCLQRYRTLLYEPERAANIVAACAVLHNLRLSEGDESGDDSDDDSSSSSSSSELDNNGDPTPHSLPRNTGSRMHYLRGRAVRDNVIGMFGTTRAQHMRYLRSVRRQLRRQQQRQHR, translated from the exons atgaaaaaaatggccgcccctctgatcgctatggccgtggctcttcgccgtcgccggcgtgaacagggagagccagacgacgcgtttgacatgccggatgaccattttcgacggcgttttcgcctctcgaagggaacggtgcggttgttgtgcgaggaactggcgggggaactagaagctgagcgagcgacgggactgtcggtggagcggaaagtgttgtgtgcgctgcgcttctttgctaccgggagcttccaagcgtccgttgggagcgaggagacgatccgtgtgtcgcagtcgacggtgagcgagtgcgtgcgacgtgtggcagaggctgtcgtgaacgcaggggcccgcaacaagtgggtccattttccaaagacagccgaggaaaaggcagccgtgaaggagggtttccttcggcgcggcgttatccccggcgtcatcggatgcgtagacggcagcctcatagccatcatcgcacccaagggtgagcgcaaggctgtgttcatgtgccgcaagggatactacgccctcaactgcatgttc atctgcgacgcggacatgaaaatcttggccttggaccctatgcgaccggggtcggaccacgacgcttttgtctggcggacgacatggttgcgccggcggttccaagcggggcgcatcgtgaatgccggggaatacctcctcg gtgacagtggctaccccttggagccgtggctcctgaccccggttcctggccatcctccagtgcacacagccgaggggcagtacaacacagcacatgccgccatgcgttccgtagtggagaggtgcattgggctcttaaagagccgtttccgctgtcttcagcgatatcgcaccctcctctacgagccggaacgtgcagccaacattgtcgcggcatgtgctgtgttgcacaaccttcgcctttctgaaggcgacgagtcaggcgatgacagtgatgacgacagcagcagcagcagtagtagtagtgagcttgacaataacggcgaccccacgccacacagtctgccccgtaacacgggctctagaatgcactacttgagagggcgggctgttcgcgacaatgtcattggcatgtttggcacaacccgtgcgcagcacatgcgttatttgaggagcgtgcggcggcagctgcgacgtcaacagcagcgtcagcatcgttag